One stretch of Arachis duranensis cultivar V14167 chromosome 1, aradu.V14167.gnm2.J7QH, whole genome shotgun sequence DNA includes these proteins:
- the LOC107494826 gene encoding uncharacterized protein LOC107494826 — translation MLQKFILEVELFDIWGIDFMGTFPPSYIFKYNLVAVEYVSKWVETIATTTCDANVVLQFLRRNIFTRFGVPKGLISDGGSHFCNKHLNTLLHKYGVTNKVATPYHPQTNGQDELANRELKRILEKIGKACHLPVELEHKAFFDTKLLNLDAHAAGEKRLLQLNELEEFRLEAYENARIYKEIAKKWHDKRIAPRTFEPGQRVLLFNSRFKIFPGKLRSKWTGPYTITRVSPHGYLELLDESSKETFTVNGHRVKLYLGGPWIKEESVHMLT, via the exons ATGCTCCAGAAGTTCATTTTGGAAGTGGAACTATTTGACATatgggggattgacttcatgggcACTTTCCCTCCATCCTACATATTCAAATACAACCTGGTGGCAGTAGAATATGTTTCAAAATGGGTGGAGACAATAGCCACCACTACATGTGATGCTAATGTGGTTCTGCAGTTTCTAAGAAGGAACATCTTCACTAGGTTTGGAGTACCAAAAGGACTTATAAGTGATGGTGGGAGCCATTTCTGCAACAAACATCTGAACACTCTCCTTCATAAATATGGAGTGACTAATAAGGTGGCTACACCTTAccacccacagacaaatggcCAAGATGAGCTTGcaaacagagagctaaaaagaattttgGAGAAAATT GGTAAAGCCTGCCATCTtcctgtagagcttgaacatAAAGCTTTCTTTGATACAAAACTCCTTAATCTGGATGCTCATGCAGCCGGAGAGAAGAGATTATTGCAGCTCAATGAGTTAGAAGAGTTCAGACTTGAGGCATATGAGAATGCTAGAATATACAAGGAAAtagcaaagaagtggcatgacaagaggATTGCACCCAGGACATTTGAACCAGGCCAAAGagttttacttttcaattcaagATTTAAGATTTTTCCTGGGAAGCTTAGATCCAAGTGGACTGGCCCATATACCATCACCAGAGTATCTCCTCATGGTTACTTAGAACTACTTGATGAATCCTCAAAAGAAACATTCACAGTTAATGGTCATAGGGTAAAGCTCTACCTTGGTGGTCCATGGATCAAGGAAGAAAGTGTACATATGCTGACATGA